A region from the Thermodesulfobacteriota bacterium genome encodes:
- a CDS encoding DJ-1/PfpI family protein, translating to MQLTGKKVIILAETLYNDLELWYPYYRLKEAGAEVHIVGPRAGQVCTGKAGLPVRADKGMQEVVAADYDAIVIPGGYAP from the coding sequence ATGCAGCTCACGGGCAAGAAGGTGATCATTCTGGCGGAGACCCTGTACAACGACCTGGAGCTCTGGTACCCGTACTACCGTCTCAAGGAGGCCGGGGCCGAGGTCCACATCGTGGGCCCCAGGGCGGGGCAGGTATGCACCGGCAAGGCCGGGCTGCCCGTACGGGCCGACAAGGGGATGCAGGAGGTGGTAGCGGCCGACTACGATGCCATTGTCATCCCGGGCGGCTACGCGCCGG